One segment of Eriocheir sinensis breed Jianghai 21 chromosome 69, ASM2467909v1, whole genome shotgun sequence DNA contains the following:
- the LOC126988320 gene encoding trafficking protein particle complex subunit 5-like, translating to MSGSKQRPSILDKSLSRGKTEVSATAFALLFSEMVQYSHNRVQSVADLHQKLSELGQHVGVRMVELLFVRERNYKRETKLLSTLLFVKGTMWKSLFGKEADKLDRATDDERIFYLIEKEPLVNRFVSVPRQQEQHQPCAARFRSCCHPLLAD from the exons ATGAGTGGCAGCAAACAGAGGCCGTCTATTCTTGATAAG TCGCTGAGCCGCGGCAAGACGGAGGTGAGCGCCACAGCCTTTGCCCTGCTGTTCTCCGAGATGGTCCAGTACTCACACAACAGGGTCCAGAGTGTGGCGGACCTGCACcagaa gcTCTCGGAACTTGGTCAGCACGTCGGTGTCAGGATGGTTGAGCTTCTGTTTGTGAGGGAACGGAACTACAAGAGGGAGACCAAGCTACTCAGCACGCTACTGTTTGTTAAAGGGACCATGTGGAag tCTCTCTTCGGCAAGGAGGCGGACAAGCTCGACAGGGCAACGGACGATGAGCGGATTTTCTACCTGATCGAGAAGGAGCCGCTGGTCAACCGCTTTGTCTCGGTGCCGCGACAACAAGAGCAACATCAACCTTGTGCCGCCCGCTTTCGTAGCTGCTGTCATCCTctactggctgactga